A portion of the Nodosilinea sp. E11 genome contains these proteins:
- a CDS encoding ParA family protein, producing the protein MKICSAISLSGGQGKTTTVFFTALLLARQGKKVLAVDADPQANLTFYLGHEVQLDEPSLFEVLTKQVEVEDGIYSTQYESLFVMPADRGLFKVSDFLSSSGAGAFILKQRLRKIHDMFDVVLIDVQPSRSQICLSAVGASDHVLIPVEANVKGVNSLVDTLDFLNEQAELEAFTGSVLGIIPFRDRWVGNTQTLEGRQNIAAMQEFAGETPILSSIRESEKFKNAIRQGKLLSDLGQPDLQYPFEQIVEALTHE; encoded by the coding sequence GTGAAAATCTGTTCAGCGATTTCTCTATCGGGGGGGCAGGGGAAGACCACCACGGTGTTCTTTACGGCGCTGCTGCTGGCACGGCAGGGTAAAAAGGTGCTAGCGGTAGATGCCGACCCCCAGGCGAACCTGACCTTTTACCTGGGCCACGAAGTGCAACTCGACGAGCCCAGCCTATTTGAGGTGCTGACCAAGCAGGTCGAGGTCGAGGATGGGATATACAGCACCCAGTACGAAAGCCTGTTTGTGATGCCTGCCGATCGCGGCCTGTTCAAGGTTAGCGACTTTCTCAGCAGCAGCGGAGCAGGAGCCTTCATCTTGAAACAGCGGTTGCGCAAGATTCACGACATGTTCGATGTGGTGCTGATCGATGTGCAGCCATCGCGATCGCAGATCTGCCTCTCCGCTGTTGGGGCCTCTGACCATGTGCTGATTCCGGTAGAGGCCAATGTTAAGGGGGTAAACTCCCTGGTCGATACGCTGGATTTTTTAAATGAGCAAGCTGAGCTAGAGGCGTTCACTGGGTCGGTATTGGGGATAATTCCTTTTCGCGATCGCTGGGTGGGCAATACCCAAACCTTAGAAGGGCGGCAGAACATCGCCGCCATGCAAGAGTTCGCCGGAGAAACTCCCATTTTGTCCTCTATCCGTGAGTCAGAGAAGTTTAAGAATGCTATTCGCCAGGGCAAGTTACTCAGCGATCTGGGGCAACCCGACCTGCAATACCCCTTCGAGCAAATTGTAGAGGCCCTTACCCATGAGTGA
- a CDS encoding single-stranded DNA-binding protein, whose protein sequence is MTDNTADLARALKQIEVATMAIAASNPPNWKRPLSAYKNEWVAAIGAIEVASDAAGPTVIWWMGHHYTRRSGSNPKFGAAIWFSRSAGKGEDGEAAYLRLITFADGPPPAAEPLPDYVVKALDRSK, encoded by the coding sequence ATGACCGACAACACCGCCGACCTAGCCCGCGCATTGAAACAGATTGAAGTTGCCACTATGGCGATCGCCGCGAGTAACCCGCCCAACTGGAAACGCCCGCTATCGGCCTACAAGAATGAATGGGTGGCCGCCATCGGTGCGATCGAGGTCGCCAGCGATGCAGCTGGACCCACTGTCATCTGGTGGATGGGGCACCATTACACCCGCCGCAGTGGCAGTAACCCAAAGTTTGGGGCTGCGATTTGGTTTAGCCGCAGCGCAGGAAAGGGTGAGGATGGCGAAGCGGCGTATCTGAGGTTGATTACCTTCGCCGATGGACCACCGCCCGCAGCAGAGCCGCTGCCAGATTACGTGGTGAAGGCGCTCGATCGCAGTAAATAG